A genomic region of Alicyclobacillus sp. SO9 contains the following coding sequences:
- a CDS encoding sugar phosphate isomerase/epimerase yields the protein MKKGVNQFSMPEHWSLTTIFEMVKNAGFDGIELNLGDSGELSLTSSDSHIESAAREAEAVGVDLPSVATALFWKYSLTHNEAGIRDKAYGIAKRLIDVAVMMKVSTVLIVPGLVDADTPYDKAYERAVEQLQSIGEYARQQNVQVAVENVWNRFLLSPLEMQRFLRDIDNPFVGVYFDVGNVLAYGFPEHWIDILGNKIFAVHVKDFKNDIGNIRGFTTLLHGDVDWHAVITKLKASAYDHYLMAEIPPHKYPERFLQEISTALDFIMEVDN from the coding sequence ATGAAGAAGGGGGTGAACCAATTTTCAATGCCTGAGCATTGGAGCTTGACAACCATTTTTGAAATGGTTAAAAATGCCGGGTTTGACGGGATTGAACTGAACCTTGGTGATTCAGGTGAACTGTCCTTAACTTCCAGCGACAGTCACATCGAATCCGCAGCAAGGGAAGCCGAAGCAGTTGGGGTTGACCTGCCAAGCGTTGCAACAGCATTGTTCTGGAAGTATAGTCTCACACACAACGAAGCCGGGATTCGAGACAAGGCTTATGGTATTGCAAAACGGCTGATTGACGTCGCGGTAATGATGAAAGTTTCAACTGTTCTCATCGTTCCTGGTCTTGTCGATGCGGACACCCCTTACGATAAGGCATATGAAAGAGCAGTTGAACAATTGCAATCTATTGGAGAATACGCACGGCAACAAAACGTCCAGGTCGCGGTTGAAAACGTCTGGAACAGGTTCTTGCTTAGTCCATTGGAGATGCAACGGTTTCTTCGAGACATCGATAATCCATTTGTCGGCGTGTACTTCGATGTTGGAAATGTACTCGCGTATGGATTTCCTGAACACTGGATTGATATTTTAGGGAATAAAATATTTGCTGTTCATGTAAAAGATTTCAAAAACGACATCGGTAATATTCGAGGCTTTACCACTTTGCTGCACGGTGACGTAGATTGGCATGCTGTCATTACAAAGCTTAAAGCCAGTGCTTATGACCATTATCTGATGGCTGAGATCCCGCCGCACAAGTATCCTGAAAGATTTCTGCAGGAAATATCAACAGCACTGGATTTCATTATGGAGGTGGATAATTGA
- a CDS encoding Gfo/Idh/MocA family protein: MVNVVVVGAGTMGTMHSTSFARMEGVQVVGIVDIRAEYGNKLASKIGTQAFLSLNDALTSQEVHLVDICVPTYLHRQYVEQAADANCHVICEKPIALTLSDANAMMDVCERAGVKFFVGHVLRFFPEYQKSHQLVQQGRVGDVGIVQAGRGGAFPNGWQDWYASIEKSGTLITDMMIHDFDFLRWCFGEVKRVYAKSNWGRDLNKIDHAFVTLRFKSGVIASVEGTWAYPDGFTTSLEIAGKGGIIARHSDEEAPIHTFLREDGTNTGGVAVPESPLLKGPYYLELEHFIDCIIHDTTPLVSPHDAYKALQISLSALQSIRTGIPVYIEEETL; this comes from the coding sequence ATGGTAAATGTCGTGGTTGTTGGAGCAGGCACAATGGGAACTATGCATTCTACATCCTTCGCGAGGATGGAAGGTGTGCAAGTGGTCGGCATTGTCGATATTCGGGCAGAATACGGTAACAAATTAGCGAGCAAAATCGGCACCCAGGCATTCCTGTCACTGAATGATGCATTGACGAGTCAGGAGGTTCATCTCGTTGATATCTGCGTCCCTACGTACCTGCATCGGCAATACGTAGAACAAGCAGCAGATGCAAACTGCCATGTCATTTGCGAAAAGCCGATTGCCCTGACACTATCTGACGCCAACGCCATGATGGACGTCTGTGAACGGGCGGGCGTCAAATTTTTTGTCGGGCACGTTCTGCGGTTTTTCCCAGAATACCAAAAGTCACACCAACTTGTTCAACAAGGAAGGGTGGGAGATGTCGGAATCGTGCAGGCCGGGCGCGGAGGTGCATTTCCAAATGGATGGCAAGATTGGTATGCCAGCATCGAAAAGAGTGGAACCCTAATTACTGATATGATGATTCATGACTTCGATTTTCTGCGCTGGTGCTTTGGAGAGGTGAAACGTGTTTACGCAAAGAGTAACTGGGGGCGTGACTTGAATAAAATCGACCATGCCTTTGTTACGCTGCGCTTCAAGAGTGGTGTCATTGCCAGCGTAGAGGGAACTTGGGCGTATCCTGACGGGTTTACCACCTCTCTGGAGATTGCAGGAAAGGGAGGTATCATCGCACGGCACAGTGACGAGGAAGCCCCGATTCATACATTCTTACGAGAGGACGGCACGAATACTGGAGGCGTCGCTGTTCCGGAGAGTCCACTGCTGAAGGGACCCTATTACTTAGAACTTGAGCATTTTATCGACTGTATTATTCATGACACAACACCTCTGGTTTCTCCCCATGATGCGTATAAAGCCCTGCAAATCAGTCTAAGTGCTCTTCAATCCATCCGTACAGGAATTCCAGTTTATATAGAGGAGGAGACTTTATGA
- a CDS encoding Gfo/Idh/MocA family protein, with amino-acid sequence MKVGIVSFAHLHAYTYADALLNMEDVELCAISDGNAARGREAAKRFRTRYYGDYHEMLQEDLDAVVVCTENSRHAEVVIAAAEAGKHVLCEKPIATTVEDAKQMIEVCERNNVILQIAFPVRFCAPIQRLKQMILDEDLGRIIAIKGTNRGQNPGGWFVDKNLSGGGAVMDHTVHVIDLMRWFMGSEVREVYAEVDTVFNDIPVDDCGILTLEFENGVFASHDPSWSRVKSYPTWGDVTLEVIGTKGVTKVDAFSQHVTLYSDLDNRVSEEFWGDSMDIELIRDFLSCIKEHRSPSITGTDGLKALEVALAAYQSAETNQPVKLTHR; translated from the coding sequence ATGAAAGTAGGGATCGTAAGTTTCGCACATCTTCATGCGTATACGTATGCCGATGCCTTGTTAAATATGGAAGATGTAGAACTATGTGCAATTTCTGATGGTAATGCCGCTCGCGGACGAGAGGCGGCCAAACGGTTTCGCACACGGTACTATGGGGATTATCACGAAATGCTGCAAGAGGACCTAGATGCGGTTGTCGTTTGTACAGAAAACTCAAGGCACGCTGAGGTGGTCATTGCAGCAGCAGAGGCAGGTAAACATGTGCTTTGTGAAAAGCCAATTGCCACCACGGTAGAAGATGCCAAGCAAATGATTGAGGTTTGCGAACGAAACAACGTCATTTTGCAAATTGCCTTTCCAGTGCGTTTTTGCGCCCCAATTCAGAGACTGAAACAAATGATTTTGGATGAGGACCTAGGTCGTATCATTGCAATTAAAGGTACAAATCGAGGTCAAAATCCAGGCGGCTGGTTCGTCGACAAGAATCTCTCTGGAGGCGGAGCTGTCATGGATCATACGGTTCACGTGATTGATTTGATGAGATGGTTTATGGGAAGTGAAGTCAGAGAAGTGTATGCCGAAGTCGACACAGTGTTTAACGATATTCCCGTGGACGATTGCGGCATTCTGACGTTGGAGTTTGAGAATGGAGTATTTGCCTCTCACGACCCCAGTTGGTCCAGGGTGAAGTCGTATCCGACGTGGGGAGATGTAACCCTCGAAGTCATTGGAACAAAAGGTGTAACCAAAGTAGATGCCTTTTCGCAACATGTTACTTTGTACAGTGACCTGGACAACCGAGTCTCTGAAGAATTTTGGGGGGATTCAATGGACATTGAACTGATAAGAGACTTTCTTTCCTGTATCAAGGAGCATCGCTCGCCAAGCATTACTGGTACAGATGGACTTAAGGCTTTAGAAGTAGCATTGGCTGCGTATCAGTCTGCAGAAACAAATCAACCTGTGAAACTAACTCACAGATAG
- a CDS encoding LacI family DNA-binding transcriptional regulator, giving the protein MATLKDVARAAGVSTATVSRALGGTGYVSDEVKHRVMAAVKDLNYQMNGIARSLRNAKTNTIGVLVPDISNPYFMEIIRSFEEDVSSSNYNILVASSAETPEKEQKLVEVFVEKRVDAIVLATCQEDVSRSVAACQQGGVPVLLIDRSAANIDVDTVVEESVSSTYEIVKYLISLGHRKISMINGSAPISTISERERGFRQALEDFKVPLVPEYIQHGEFTQESGYYLGNRLLTLSDPPTAIFCSNNFITVGLMVAANNLKVRIPEDVSVVSFGELLLPELIQPRVTAVIQDPEKVGKIASRILLHRIEDKSLTATERTVLSTYIRLGDSVLPRS; this is encoded by the coding sequence ATGGCGACACTAAAGGATGTAGCGCGTGCCGCAGGCGTGTCAACGGCAACCGTGTCGCGGGCACTTGGCGGTACTGGTTATGTCTCCGATGAAGTGAAACATCGCGTTATGGCAGCGGTAAAAGATTTAAATTATCAAATGAACGGTATTGCGCGGAGTCTTCGAAACGCAAAGACGAATACTATCGGCGTTTTAGTTCCTGATATTTCCAATCCGTACTTCATGGAGATCATCCGTTCTTTTGAAGAAGATGTCAGTTCCAGCAACTATAATATCTTGGTGGCGAGTTCAGCAGAGACCCCCGAAAAAGAGCAGAAACTAGTCGAAGTTTTCGTTGAAAAGCGTGTAGACGCCATTGTTTTGGCAACCTGCCAGGAAGATGTCAGTCGTTCCGTCGCGGCCTGTCAACAAGGCGGTGTTCCTGTACTGCTCATTGATAGGTCTGCTGCCAACATTGACGTGGATACAGTTGTTGAAGAAAGTGTGTCTAGTACGTATGAAATTGTGAAATACCTGATTTCTTTAGGACATCGTAAGATTTCTATGATTAATGGAAGTGCGCCAATTAGTACGATTTCGGAACGGGAAAGAGGATTTCGCCAAGCGCTTGAGGATTTTAAGGTGCCACTGGTTCCAGAATACATACAGCATGGTGAATTTACACAGGAAAGTGGCTACTATTTAGGTAATCGATTACTTACCTTGTCAGACCCGCCAACGGCGATATTTTGTTCCAACAACTTTATTACCGTCGGGCTTATGGTTGCTGCGAACAACTTGAAGGTACGCATACCGGAAGATGTTTCTGTGGTGAGTTTCGGAGAGCTGTTATTACCAGAGTTGATTCAACCCCGGGTGACGGCGGTCATTCAAGACCCAGAGAAGGTAGGGAAAATAGCCAGCCGTATTTTGCTTCACAGGATTGAGGATAAGAGTTTAACCGCGACAGAGCGCACCGTTTTATCAACGTATATCCGCTTAGGTGATTCAGTTTTGCCGAGGAGTTAG
- a CDS encoding family 78 glycoside hydrolase catalytic domain produces MQSGETQDFKTDFPKVRWRGKWISAPSVVGGRRTVSSAALGHTILFRKSFDVADSGCEKFPARVTADSRYILWLNGVEVSRGPIRSQPRRLTYDVVDLAPYLRSGRNVLCARVQYYGENTAWWMKADANLALGNFGVFAFEAYCDKDKSLISDDSWKATVSDAWSSVPMQDRTLSTAPLEVFDARRLSMHWIDLNFDDTGWSSAKIVAAEHMGSLKYDSPPTDPYGPMRVRPISKLTTFEKTSSVHSVHVVHDELSLHSDPVKHVLANLAADNIQSVAAKPDFPVAMQVAGGCATVIIVDFGREVAGTLRIALDAPEGTVVDVAASEALSAFASANQHTGFRYIARGQEDSFESFDPMGMRYAKVCITGTHECRVESVTIHERLYPFTDRGSFISNDSRLNSIFEAGVRTVSLTSHDAFIDCPSREQRAWIGDSVVHQLVHLTVNADWKLAIWNPQLANSPRYDGILPMSVAGDSEAAGGVNIPEWSLHWISSVYNLYRYVGDKVLVASLLPSVERVLRWFLPYQNEQGLLEHLPEWVLVDWSTVMREGASSILNAHFALGLWQFSEMAAWLEDAGRAKWATTIWSEIRNSFDVFWDPKREAYVDNIVNGIPGRAISQLAQALPVCGRLVPPERFDALLRNMVDKRHLTCKSWLADVFERFISEAPNLTSEQDGNELLLESIVNGSMDINVDWDMEQESVEAQPFMRYMVHDAVVLAGGPDKIADLCLDWGSFLDAEGDTFWELWTGGSLCHGWSSTPTRDLIQYTLGVTPATPGFESARIAPRLGHLEWAKGQVPTPYGFITVHIDKHSILVESPVPFHLDLSGDEELCFPAGRHSLDRVSDS; encoded by the coding sequence GTGCAAAGCGGTGAAACGCAAGATTTCAAGACTGACTTTCCGAAAGTACGATGGAGAGGTAAGTGGATTTCTGCGCCGTCCGTGGTTGGAGGTCGAAGAACCGTATCTTCTGCTGCCCTCGGTCACACTATTTTGTTCCGGAAGAGCTTTGATGTGGCTGACAGCGGTTGCGAAAAGTTCCCCGCGAGAGTGACAGCGGATTCCCGCTACATTTTGTGGTTGAATGGTGTGGAAGTATCCCGAGGGCCGATTCGAAGTCAGCCGCGAAGGCTCACCTATGACGTTGTCGACTTGGCACCGTATCTACGTTCTGGCAGGAACGTACTTTGTGCTCGCGTTCAGTACTACGGCGAAAACACTGCGTGGTGGATGAAGGCGGATGCAAACCTAGCGTTGGGTAACTTTGGGGTATTTGCTTTCGAAGCGTATTGTGACAAGGACAAATCCCTTATCAGTGACGATAGTTGGAAAGCAACTGTCTCTGATGCATGGAGTTCCGTTCCCATGCAAGATAGAACACTGTCAACCGCACCGCTTGAAGTATTTGACGCTCGCAGACTGTCTATGCACTGGATTGATCTCAACTTTGATGATACGGGCTGGTCGTCTGCGAAGATTGTAGCGGCGGAGCATATGGGCTCGCTGAAATATGACAGTCCTCCAACCGATCCCTATGGACCCATGCGTGTGAGACCGATTTCCAAACTCACAACCTTTGAAAAAACCAGTTCTGTTCATTCAGTACATGTGGTCCACGATGAGCTTAGTTTGCACTCGGATCCAGTCAAGCACGTGCTGGCCAATCTAGCTGCAGATAACATTCAGTCCGTTGCGGCAAAGCCCGATTTCCCGGTTGCAATGCAAGTTGCGGGCGGTTGCGCCACCGTAATTATTGTTGACTTCGGTCGGGAGGTTGCGGGAACACTGCGAATCGCTCTGGATGCACCCGAAGGGACGGTTGTGGACGTTGCTGCCTCCGAAGCGCTGAGTGCGTTCGCAAGTGCGAATCAACACACAGGTTTTCGCTACATTGCGCGGGGACAGGAGGATTCCTTTGAGTCTTTTGATCCGATGGGGATGCGCTATGCAAAAGTCTGTATCACAGGTACTCACGAATGTCGTGTAGAGTCCGTAACCATTCACGAGCGTCTGTATCCGTTTACAGACCGTGGGTCTTTCATCTCGAACGACAGTCGCTTGAACTCCATCTTCGAAGCCGGCGTTCGCACAGTCTCACTCACTTCCCACGATGCCTTCATAGACTGTCCGTCTCGGGAACAACGCGCATGGATAGGTGACAGTGTTGTTCATCAATTAGTGCATCTTACCGTGAACGCGGATTGGAAATTGGCGATATGGAATCCACAGTTGGCCAATTCTCCGAGATACGATGGTATTCTTCCGATGTCTGTTGCAGGGGATTCAGAGGCTGCAGGCGGCGTCAACATTCCGGAGTGGTCCCTGCACTGGATTAGCAGTGTCTACAACCTGTACCGGTATGTAGGAGATAAGGTTTTGGTTGCCAGCCTACTACCATCCGTAGAACGCGTTCTCAGATGGTTTCTTCCATACCAAAACGAGCAGGGGCTATTGGAGCATCTTCCTGAATGGGTCCTTGTTGACTGGTCTACGGTGATGCGTGAAGGAGCTTCATCCATTCTAAACGCACACTTTGCCTTGGGCCTGTGGCAGTTTTCAGAGATGGCTGCCTGGCTTGAGGACGCTGGCCGTGCGAAATGGGCAACAACGATTTGGTCAGAAATAAGGAATTCATTCGATGTTTTTTGGGACCCAAAGCGGGAGGCTTATGTTGACAACATCGTCAACGGCATCCCAGGACGGGCCATAAGCCAGTTGGCACAGGCACTGCCTGTTTGTGGTCGTTTGGTGCCGCCAGAGCGTTTTGATGCACTGTTGCGAAATATGGTGGACAAGCGGCATCTCACGTGCAAATCGTGGTTGGCTGATGTGTTTGAACGATTCATTTCAGAAGCGCCAAATCTGACGAGTGAGCAGGATGGAAACGAATTGCTGCTGGAGTCTATTGTTAATGGTTCTATGGACATCAACGTGGACTGGGATATGGAACAGGAAAGCGTTGAAGCCCAGCCCTTTATGAGATACATGGTACACGACGCCGTTGTATTAGCAGGCGGGCCTGACAAAATTGCGGATTTGTGCCTTGACTGGGGAAGTTTTCTTGACGCAGAAGGGGACACATTCTGGGAGTTGTGGACAGGAGGCAGTCTATGCCATGGATGGAGTAGTACTCCGACGCGAGACTTAATTCAGTACACCCTGGGAGTGACGCCGGCAACCCCAGGATTTGAGTCTGCGCGCATTGCTCCGCGACTAGGTCATCTGGAATGGGCCAAAGGACAAGTGCCAACTCCCTACGGCTTCATTACAGTTCATATAGATAAGCATTCTATTTTGGTGGAATCACCCGTCCCGTTTCATTTGGATTTGTCTGGCGACGAGGAGTTGTGTTTTCCTGCGGGAAGGCATTCTTTAGATAGAGTTTCTGACTCCTAA
- a CDS encoding DctP family TRAP transporter solute-binding subunit: MRTRFNRYYLTLTAATVATMALVAGCGTTNTASNTSKSNSSKSSAANGKTITLTYSTVATPDQLEVKAAKKFISEVESLTNNKVKIKLYTSGSLYGQDAALPAVEQGNLDMTTVSAATLAPQVPELGMFTAAYTFKNYTAMDKVLNGSIGKKLFKQVAQKTHVLPLDAWYLGNRELNYRNVGHAIKTPQDMKGVKLRMPDAKAWLNLGKALGANPVPLSFSNVYTSLQTGTIDAQDNPLPTDKADKFYEVAKNISLTNHVIDSIWPAISDKAWNKLTPSEQSDMQKAVSDAGKWMAQQTIQQQKTLVKWFQQHGVTIVHPDVNAFYKYAQNWYKTHPSATKGWNKTLLKQVQQVNASVK; the protein is encoded by the coding sequence ATGAGAACAAGGTTCAATAGGTACTACCTAACGCTTACGGCCGCAACTGTAGCAACAATGGCTTTGGTCGCTGGATGCGGGACCACGAATACTGCAAGTAATACGTCGAAGTCAAATTCTTCGAAGAGTTCCGCTGCCAATGGGAAAACAATCACATTGACGTATAGTACGGTAGCAACGCCCGACCAATTAGAGGTGAAGGCTGCAAAGAAATTTATTAGCGAGGTAGAAAGTCTGACCAATAACAAGGTCAAGATTAAGCTTTATACTTCCGGCAGCCTCTATGGTCAGGATGCCGCTTTGCCCGCAGTTGAGCAGGGAAATTTAGATATGACCACAGTTTCTGCAGCTACATTGGCCCCCCAAGTCCCGGAACTCGGAATGTTCACAGCGGCTTACACGTTTAAGAACTATACGGCAATGGATAAAGTTTTGAATGGCAGTATTGGGAAGAAACTGTTTAAGCAGGTTGCGCAAAAGACCCATGTACTCCCTCTTGACGCTTGGTATCTAGGAAATCGGGAACTGAATTATCGCAATGTTGGGCACGCCATAAAAACCCCGCAGGATATGAAGGGTGTAAAGCTGAGAATGCCAGATGCAAAAGCATGGCTGAATCTTGGTAAGGCGTTGGGAGCCAACCCTGTTCCGCTGTCCTTCAGCAATGTCTACACTTCTCTACAAACGGGCACCATTGACGCACAGGATAATCCGTTGCCGACAGATAAGGCCGACAAATTCTATGAAGTTGCAAAGAACATAAGTCTTACTAATCATGTAATCGATTCCATCTGGCCCGCTATCAGCGATAAGGCATGGAATAAACTGACTCCCAGTGAGCAATCGGATATGCAAAAGGCAGTGTCTGATGCAGGAAAATGGATGGCGCAACAAACCATTCAGCAACAGAAGACGCTCGTTAAATGGTTTCAACAGCATGGCGTCACAATTGTTCATCCTGATGTAAACGCATTCTATAAATATGCTCAAAATTGGTATAAAACCCACCCATCTGCTACGAAGGGATGGAACAAAACCCTGCTAAAGCAGGTACAGCAAGTGAATGCGTCCGTCAAGTAA
- a CDS encoding TRAP transporter small permease — MLQTLKVLRNIVEIYIPVISFSVMFCAFIVGIFYRYVLDNPLTWPFEVSSIGFLWAALFGAVYAMRTRSHIAFDVVYDLMSPRVQRIARLVSNGLMFVGFSIALYPTYHYIQFMHTQQTPDFQIPFNVVYAPFALFCLTVSIYSLIDLWQDIRSMFHHRETLLREGQQT, encoded by the coding sequence GTGCTTCAGACTCTGAAAGTCTTAAGAAACATTGTGGAAATTTATATTCCCGTTATTTCATTTTCCGTGATGTTCTGTGCGTTTATTGTCGGGATTTTTTATCGGTATGTTCTGGACAATCCACTGACTTGGCCCTTCGAGGTCTCGTCGATAGGATTTCTTTGGGCAGCCCTCTTTGGCGCAGTCTACGCGATGCGTACTCGCAGTCACATTGCCTTTGACGTGGTGTATGATTTGATGTCTCCGAGAGTTCAGCGAATTGCACGCCTTGTCTCAAACGGTTTGATGTTCGTTGGATTTAGCATCGCGCTGTATCCGACATATCACTATATCCAATTCATGCACACCCAACAGACACCGGATTTTCAGATTCCCTTTAATGTGGTGTACGCTCCCTTTGCCTTGTTCTGCCTCACCGTATCTATTTACTCTCTGATTGACCTTTGGCAGGACATTCGCTCTATGTTTCATCACCGTGAAACACTTCTGAGGGAGGGACAGCAGACATGA
- a CDS encoding TRAP transporter large permease: protein MTWYFAIPLVLFVLMFIVRMPLGLGLMLTGVFYLLATGQDVGLMAENIVSKLYTQRVIIAVPLFVFTANVFNRGEITDRIFTWVNSFIAKYRGGLGHVTVIDSMIYSGMTGSSTAEAAGLGKMEISTMKKMGYDGGFSCAIAASASTLGTIIPPSIPMIWFALLSGASIGQLFLGGVVPGVLFGIALMVYVVFISYRRGYPKGESFTLREFFVSTFKAFPALLTPVILLGGIYSGAMTATGSGAVAGLYALILGVLVYRVIGWKETYELLVDTVRMTGMLTMLVAGAYMFSFIVAQQQLPNVVAHLMLGVSDNKYLFLLVINIVFLLLGMVLDTSVITLVFVPIVLPLVEQFHISLIHFGVMIVLNMMIGLSTPPYGPLLYITSAVSETPLRDVIREIWPQLIAMIIVLIVVTYIPATVTWLPNHAIAK, encoded by the coding sequence ATGACCTGGTACTTTGCCATTCCCCTGGTTCTTTTTGTATTAATGTTCATCGTTCGTATGCCTTTAGGTTTAGGGCTGATGTTGACGGGTGTGTTTTATTTGTTGGCAACAGGCCAAGATGTGGGTCTGATGGCGGAGAATATTGTCAGTAAATTATACACACAGAGGGTCATTATTGCAGTGCCGCTATTTGTCTTCACAGCTAACGTCTTTAATCGAGGAGAAATCACCGATCGCATTTTTACATGGGTCAATTCGTTCATTGCCAAGTACCGCGGCGGCTTAGGACATGTAACTGTGATTGACTCGATGATTTACTCCGGCATGACGGGCTCATCGACAGCTGAGGCGGCTGGTCTTGGAAAGATGGAAATTTCGACGATGAAAAAGATGGGTTATGACGGCGGATTCAGCTGTGCAATCGCAGCATCTGCTTCTACGTTAGGAACCATTATTCCGCCGAGTATTCCAATGATATGGTTTGCGTTACTCTCCGGCGCGTCTATCGGACAACTGTTTCTTGGCGGCGTTGTCCCTGGGGTTCTCTTTGGCATCGCTTTAATGGTCTATGTGGTTTTTATATCTTATCGCAGAGGATATCCAAAGGGTGAGTCCTTTACTTTGCGAGAGTTTTTTGTCAGTACATTCAAGGCATTTCCAGCGCTCTTGACTCCAGTCATTCTTCTTGGCGGTATCTATTCAGGGGCCATGACAGCGACGGGTTCTGGGGCTGTCGCCGGTCTGTACGCCTTGATTCTCGGAGTTCTTGTCTATCGTGTCATAGGTTGGAAAGAGACCTACGAACTGTTGGTTGATACAGTCCGAATGACTGGCATGTTGACCATGCTCGTGGCTGGCGCATACATGTTTTCGTTCATCGTCGCTCAGCAGCAATTGCCAAATGTGGTAGCCCATCTGATGTTGGGTGTTTCAGATAACAAGTATTTGTTTCTCTTGGTCATCAACATTGTGTTTCTTTTGCTGGGAATGGTCTTGGACACCTCGGTTATCACACTGGTTTTTGTGCCCATCGTTCTTCCGCTCGTAGAACAATTTCATATCTCGCTGATTCACTTTGGTGTGATGATTGTCCTGAATATGATGATAGGTCTTTCCACACCCCCTTACGGACCTCTGCTCTATATCACGTCGGCTGTTTCGGAAACACCGTTGCGGGATGTAATCAGGGAGATATGGCCGCAATTAATCGCCATGATTATCGTTTTGATTGTGGTTACCTATATACCAGCTACCGTGACTTGGCTGCCAAATCACGCGATAGCAAAATAA
- a CDS encoding dihydrodipicolinate synthase family protein, which produces MNTSGTFNGVYSLLLTPFQSDKKIDWDTYEKYVEWQLAFQPNGLFAVCGTSEMKWLLRSERMELAKRAVKRAGNLPVIATANLDDDRQMHKEEIQEMIETGVSGIVLVPPLGLGIDASQLEEYFSELIELSSVPVLIYEWPQTAPHIVSAETFSSLVKRTGLRGIKDTTCTLEGISEKIKSISGYDATVFQANIPFLLDSLDVGVEGIMAVVSSCCADWVVELWQRRHDLSARGDLYSKLLQLDMLLRLGYPATGKFLARARGIDISPATRWPIELTKEAERALAAFVDEFALQS; this is translated from the coding sequence ATGAACACTTCAGGGACTTTCAATGGAGTCTATTCTCTGCTGCTAACGCCTTTTCAGTCTGACAAGAAGATTGACTGGGATACCTATGAGAAGTACGTCGAGTGGCAGCTGGCATTTCAACCAAACGGCCTGTTTGCTGTTTGTGGAACAAGTGAAATGAAGTGGCTGCTTCGTTCAGAACGCATGGAGTTGGCAAAAAGAGCCGTTAAGCGAGCTGGGAATCTCCCGGTTATCGCCACGGCAAATTTGGATGACGACAGACAGATGCATAAGGAAGAAATTCAAGAGATGATTGAAACCGGTGTGTCAGGAATTGTTCTTGTTCCGCCCCTTGGGCTGGGCATAGATGCGTCGCAGTTAGAGGAGTATTTTTCGGAACTCATTGAGCTGTCATCGGTTCCCGTGTTGATTTATGAGTGGCCGCAAACCGCACCCCATATAGTGTCAGCGGAAACCTTCTCCTCTTTGGTGAAGCGTACAGGCCTGCGGGGAATCAAAGATACGACCTGTACGCTAGAGGGGATTTCAGAGAAAATCAAAAGCATTTCAGGCTACGATGCAACTGTTTTTCAAGCAAACATTCCTTTTTTGTTGGACTCACTCGACGTTGGTGTAGAAGGAATCATGGCCGTGGTGAGCAGTTGCTGTGCAGACTGGGTGGTGGAATTATGGCAACGGCGCCATGACCTCTCAGCAAGAGGCGACCTTTATTCAAAACTCTTACAGCTGGATATGTTGTTGCGCTTGGGCTACCCGGCCACGGGCAAGTTTCTTGCCCGCGCTCGCGGCATCGATATAAGTCCCGCCACTCGTTGGCCCATTGAGCTGACGAAGGAAGCAGAACGGGCATTAGCTGCATTCGTTGATGAGTTCGCTTTACAGAGTTAG